From Pseudoalteromonas piratica:
TGTTCCTAAAAAATTATAACAGCGAATTTAATGGAAGAAGGCCTGTTGACTTGCTGCTTGAAGGCAGCATAGAAAATATGCGAGACACCTATCGGCACATCGAAAATTTGGTTTATGGTCGCTAGTAAATCTAAAGATAGTTTCATTTAACTAACTTACATGTTGAAAACCAAACCATAAATAGAACCAAAAACGCTGAAAATCGCACCATGAAACTGATAAATTTCAACAGGCTCTAAAAGCAAACCTGACAGGCCATGTCTGAGCTAGTACATCTGAGCTAATACAGCTAAACAGTTGCCGATAAAAGCTCCGCCAAAAGACTGTCTATTTTATAAAATAGTTGTTGTTTAGAAAGTTTATCTATTTCTAGCTCGCCTTTAATAATTTGTATTTCTCGATATGCTCCTTCAAGTTTAGAGCGCATTTCTAATACCTTATCTGCAGTATCCCATGCGTCTAATTCAGCAAAAGCTAAATCAATATAAGGTCTTAAACTTTCGGGGTTGGAATGACCTGACAAAGAAGCTACTTTGGTCAATATAGAGTTAGAAACATCTATTGGTAAATCACCTTTTCTGAAGTCTTTTAAACGGGTTGCGACTTGAATAGTGATAAACCTGTGACGAAACATATGAGCACATGTTTTTTCATTGATATTCGCTGCTCTTCTGAGATCTGACACTAACTTAGAAATGTAGGTTTCATACAATTTCGATCCGTTGTTTAAGTTGATGAACAACGATCTAGGGTCGGCACTGATTTTACCATTTTTAATTAATTCATTTACCTTCTTTTTCCTAAATGTATTAATATATCGCGCAATTGGTTCTATCCATTGTTTCGCAACAGGCACTTCACGTTCATTATTGTTGCTTTTCGCTGTCCTCAGCATTAGTCGCTCCGTAGTAAGTGCCAATTCAATATCATCAACTGTTAGTTCAGCAACTTCTACACGCCGTCCTCCTGTAGCCTCAAGTAATTTTAAAATACATTCATTTCTCTTTCTAACCTGAATATTTACCGTTGTTTCTCGTAATGCTTCATATAACTTAGTGATATTTTCATTACCTATTGCGAAAATTTTTTTAGGAGTGTTGTTGTTCGGAATGTGTCTATGATGGATATATTTCTGACGAGAGGTTTTTCCCGTTTTGCTTTTGGTCTTTATAGTGTTATGTGAAATAGTGATTTGATTACCAATATCCTCTCCAATAAGTTTGTCGTGATAAAGCATGTGTCGTTGATACCAAAACAAAAACGTTAATGCACTTCTCATAATAGTGCCGATTTGAGTATTCTTTCTTCTTTTTGAGTAAGGGTTCCGAGTGTCAACTTCATCTTTTAAGTTTTTTGCCCACCTCTTGAGGTCATCATCGTACAACGATGTAAAATCTTTATTGTGATAATTATGTACAAATCTAACAAAATGCGAAATTAGACTAGCATGCGTATTCGAGCTTCCTCCATTTGAGTTTCGCCGTCCTTTTGAATTAGCTCTGGCTATATAAGTTTTTGCCCGATCCATTAGCCATATTGTTATTGGCCAACAAACACTTCCATCAGGCCAAAACATAACTGGAATATTTGGCGCGTTAACAAGTGTAGAGCCCTTTTTGTTACTAAAATCGACCAATTGGCATTCATTACTTGTTTTCTTCCAAAGTTGCCTATTATTCATCTTTAGTTTTTTTACCATTGATAACGCTCAGGGTTGCATCGATGTGAGCATATCGCTTCAAATGTCTAGAAAACAAAACTGCGAAGTCAGCATCATTTCTTGCTTGAATGTGACAAATCTCGAGGAGGTGCTTATATTGCTCGGCAAAACGGCAAATCTCATTTAGATATGATTGAGCTAGGTATTTAGTCTCATCTAGTCTTCGCTTAAGGTCTTTATTTGAGCCACGAGATAATTCTTTTTGTTCGTTCCTTTTAATTATGGACTGCAGTGCTTTCTTTCTAAGTTTATCTAGTTC
This genomic window contains:
- a CDS encoding tyrosine-type recombinase/integrase, whose protein sequence is MVKKLKMNNRQLWKKTSNECQLVDFSNKKGSTLVNAPNIPVMFWPDGSVCWPITIWLMDRAKTYIARANSKGRRNSNGGSSNTHASLISHFVRFVHNYHNKDFTSLYDDDLKRWAKNLKDEVDTRNPYSKRRKNTQIGTIMRSALTFLFWYQRHMLYHDKLIGEDIGNQITISHNTIKTKSKTGKTSRQKYIHHRHIPNNNTPKKIFAIGNENITKLYEALRETTVNIQVRKRNECILKLLEATGGRRVEVAELTVDDIELALTTERLMLRTAKSNNNEREVPVAKQWIEPIARYINTFRKKKVNELIKNGKISADPRSLFINLNNGSKLYETYISKLVSDLRRAANINEKTCAHMFRHRFITIQVATRLKDFRKGDLPIDVSNSILTKVASLSGHSNPESLRPYIDLAFAELDAWDTADKVLEMRSKLEGAYREIQIIKGELEIDKLSKQQLFYKIDSLLAELLSATV